The following are encoded together in the Kutzneria kofuensis genome:
- a CDS encoding NADH:flavin oxidoreductase/NADH oxidase: MSTLLSPFAVRGLTARNRIWVSPMCQYSATDGVPDDWHFVHLGQFATGGAGLVMTEAAAVSPEGRISPRDAGIWNDEQVRAWRRIVDFVHGQGAKMGMQLGHAGRKASTRPPWLGRASVPSSEGGWQSVAPSAVAFGDYATPRELTEAEIQGVVTDFAAAAKRALQAGVDAIEVHAAHGYLIHQFYSPLSNFRTDGYGGDFDGRVRFLLEVATAVRAAIGDEVPLFTRLSATDWADGGWTGDDTVRLSRLLADHGVDLIDVSSGGVSTAQRIPLVPGYQVPFAQWVRAEAKVPTAAVGLITEPRQAEQIVATGAADVVFLARALLRDPHWPLNAARVLGGDIEWPIQYVRARLER; the protein is encoded by the coding sequence GCAACCGCATCTGGGTATCGCCGATGTGCCAGTACTCCGCCACCGATGGCGTGCCCGACGACTGGCATTTCGTGCATCTCGGACAGTTCGCGACCGGCGGCGCGGGCCTGGTGATGACGGAAGCGGCGGCGGTGTCGCCGGAGGGCCGGATCAGCCCGCGTGACGCCGGCATCTGGAACGACGAGCAGGTGCGGGCGTGGCGGCGGATCGTCGACTTCGTTCACGGTCAGGGCGCGAAGATGGGGATGCAGCTCGGGCACGCCGGACGCAAGGCCTCCACGCGGCCGCCGTGGCTCGGCCGCGCCAGCGTGCCGTCGTCCGAGGGCGGCTGGCAGTCCGTGGCCCCGAGCGCGGTGGCATTCGGCGACTACGCCACGCCGCGGGAACTGACCGAGGCTGAGATCCAGGGCGTCGTGACCGACTTCGCCGCCGCAGCGAAACGGGCGCTTCAGGCCGGCGTGGACGCCATCGAGGTGCATGCCGCGCACGGATACCTGATCCACCAGTTCTACTCGCCGCTGTCCAATTTCCGTACCGACGGCTACGGCGGCGACTTCGACGGCCGCGTCCGCTTCCTGCTGGAGGTGGCGACGGCCGTCCGGGCCGCGATCGGCGACGAGGTGCCGCTGTTCACCCGCCTCTCCGCCACCGACTGGGCCGACGGCGGCTGGACCGGTGACGACACCGTCCGGCTGTCCCGGCTGCTCGCCGACCACGGCGTGGACCTGATCGACGTCTCCTCCGGTGGCGTGTCCACGGCGCAGCGGATCCCGCTCGTCCCCGGCTACCAGGTGCCGTTCGCGCAGTGGGTCCGGGCCGAGGCGAAGGTGCCGACCGCCGCCGTCGGCCTGATCACCGAGCCGCGGCAGGCCGAGCAGATCGTCGCGACCGGCGCCGCCGACGTCGTGTTCCTGGCCCGGGCCCTGCTGCGTGACCCGCACTGGCCGCTCAACGCCGCCCGCGTGCTCGGCGGCGACATCGAGTGGCCGATCCAGTACGTCAGGG